One window of Desulfobacca acetoxidans DSM 11109 genomic DNA carries:
- the hisS gene encoding histidine--tRNA ligase: MIKAVRGMKDLLPPETARWHYLETVARAVFVSYGFQEIRLPLLERTELFSRSIGASTDIVEKEMYTFLDRRGESMTLRPEATASVVRAFIENRLDQGAEVKKYFTMGPMFRYERPQKGRYRQFHQINCEAIGGEAPELDAELILLLMEIFRRLKVTGLELVVNSLGCPQCRPAYLMELTALFARGLRDLCPDCQRRSAANPLRVFDCKSKTCQELLAQVPTISDKLCDNCQRHEARVLELLDRFQVPYRRNPRLVRGLDYYTRTAFEVVTTQLGAQDAVAGGGRYNGLIKDLGGPDLPAIGFAIGQERLATLLSQQDADLLQQPLLFVAVLGEAARDRAFELVQALRHQGYVADLDFTNRSLKAQMTMANRRGAAWVLILGDQELADGRAPLKDMRRGEQHLVSLDTLPQILADLQPELKGV, from the coding sequence ATGATCAAAGCGGTTCGGGGTATGAAAGACCTGCTGCCCCCGGAAACAGCCCGCTGGCATTACCTTGAAACCGTGGCCCGCGCCGTCTTTGTCTCGTATGGGTTTCAGGAGATTCGCCTGCCTTTGTTGGAGCGCACCGAGCTCTTCAGCCGTTCTATCGGTGCCAGCACCGATATCGTGGAAAAGGAAATGTATACCTTCCTTGACCGGCGGGGCGAGTCTATGACCTTGCGGCCGGAGGCTACCGCTTCGGTAGTGAGGGCCTTTATTGAGAACCGGCTTGACCAGGGTGCCGAGGTGAAGAAGTATTTCACCATGGGCCCGATGTTTCGTTATGAGCGGCCTCAAAAAGGTCGCTATCGTCAGTTTCACCAGATCAACTGCGAGGCCATCGGAGGAGAGGCGCCGGAGCTGGACGCTGAACTGATTCTTTTGCTTATGGAAATCTTTCGCCGTCTTAAGGTAACCGGTCTCGAACTGGTGGTGAATTCCTTGGGCTGTCCTCAATGTCGTCCGGCCTATCTTATGGAGCTCACTGCGTTGTTTGCCCGGGGTCTGCGCGACCTCTGTCCGGACTGCCAACGCCGGAGCGCCGCCAACCCTCTCCGGGTTTTCGATTGCAAGTCCAAGACGTGCCAGGAACTTTTGGCTCAGGTGCCAACTATCTCCGATAAACTCTGTGACAATTGCCAGCGCCATGAGGCTCGCGTCCTGGAACTTTTAGACCGCTTTCAGGTTCCCTATCGGCGCAATCCCCGGTTGGTACGCGGTTTGGATTATTACACCCGCACCGCCTTTGAGGTAGTCACGACGCAATTGGGGGCGCAGGACGCGGTGGCCGGCGGCGGCAGGTATAATGGTCTGATCAAAGATCTGGGCGGCCCCGACCTTCCCGCTATCGGTTTCGCCATCGGTCAGGAACGGTTGGCTACTCTCTTAAGTCAGCAAGACGCCGACTTGTTGCAGCAACCGCTTCTCTTCGTGGCCGTTCTGGGTGAGGCGGCTCGGGATCGGGCCTTCGAATTGGTCCAGGCTCTCAGGCATCAGGGCTACGTCGCAGACCTGGACTTCACCAACCGCTCTCTCAAGGCTCAAATGACTATGGCCAATCGACGGGGCGCCGCCTGGGTGTTAATCCTGGGGGATCAGGAACTTGCCGACGGCCGGGCGCCGTTGAAAGACATGCGCCGCGGCGAACAGCATCTGGTCTCGCTGGATACTCTGCCTCAAATCCTGGCCGACCTGCAGCCGGAGCTAAAAGGAGTCTAA
- the aspS gene encoding aspartate--tRNA ligase produces the protein MLDSLDGMQRTHSCGGLRLDDLNKEVILMGWVQRRRDHGGLIFVDLRDREGLTQVVFNPEVNDLAHAKADILRSEFVIAIRGVVIARPEGMANPSLPTGEIEVAASELRLLNTSLTPPYELEDFKLDTSEAIRLRYRYLDLRRPGLMRNLRLRHRAAQVVRNYLNQQGFIEVETPVLTRSTPEGARDYLVPSRTNPGRFFALPQSPQLFKQLLMMAGLERYYQLCRCFRDEDLRADRQPEFTQIDMEMSFISEEDIYDVVEGMMAILFKEILGREVTLPFPRLTYAECISRFGVDRPDRRFGLELVEVTDLVAGSDFRTFADVAARGGVVKAINGKGLARLPRKELDELTGFVGIYGAKGLAWIKLTPTGWQSPLTKFFTPEQQAAINDRLQARQGDLLMFVADIPQIVHTALGQLRLHLGKKEHLILPETYDFCWVTHFPLLEYDAEEKRYVAMHHPFTSPLEQDLPLLQTDPGAVRARAYDLVLNGNEVGGGSIRIHQRQVQEKVFDTLKISPEEAQQKFGFLLEALEYGAPPHGGVAFGFDRLVMILAGAKSIREVIAFPKTQKATCLLTQAPSEVDVAQLLELGIRLDR, from the coding sequence GTGTTGGATTCACTGGACGGCATGCAGCGCACGCATTCATGCGGCGGGCTGCGCCTCGATGATTTAAATAAAGAAGTGATTCTCATGGGCTGGGTGCAGCGCCGCCGGGATCACGGCGGCCTGATTTTCGTGGACTTGCGCGACCGGGAAGGCCTTACCCAGGTGGTCTTCAACCCTGAAGTCAACGATCTGGCCCATGCCAAAGCCGATATTCTGCGGAGCGAATTTGTCATTGCTATCCGGGGCGTGGTTATCGCCCGACCCGAGGGCATGGCTAACCCCAGTCTGCCAACCGGTGAGATAGAGGTAGCGGCGTCGGAACTGCGCCTGCTGAACACTTCTCTGACGCCGCCCTATGAGCTGGAAGACTTTAAACTCGATACCTCCGAGGCCATTCGCTTGCGCTACCGTTATCTGGATCTGAGGCGACCCGGCCTGATGCGCAATCTCAGGCTGCGCCACCGAGCCGCCCAGGTGGTGCGCAACTATCTGAACCAGCAGGGTTTCATCGAAGTTGAGACGCCGGTATTAACCCGCAGCACCCCGGAGGGAGCGCGAGACTACCTGGTACCGAGCCGCACCAACCCCGGTCGGTTTTTCGCTCTGCCTCAGTCCCCCCAGCTCTTCAAGCAGCTTTTGATGATGGCCGGCCTGGAGCGTTACTATCAGCTCTGCCGTTGTTTCCGGGATGAAGACCTGCGTGCCGACCGGCAGCCGGAATTCACCCAGATTGATATGGAAATGTCCTTCATTTCCGAAGAGGATATTTATGATGTGGTTGAAGGGATGATGGCCATCCTCTTTAAAGAGATTTTAGGCCGGGAAGTTACTCTTCCCTTCCCTCGACTCACGTATGCCGAATGTATCTCGCGCTTTGGCGTGGATCGACCCGACCGGCGTTTCGGCCTGGAGCTGGTGGAGGTCACCGACCTGGTGGCCGGGTCCGATTTTCGCACGTTTGCGGATGTCGCCGCCCGCGGAGGCGTAGTGAAGGCCATTAACGGCAAAGGCCTGGCCCGCCTGCCCCGCAAGGAGCTGGACGAACTGACCGGCTTTGTAGGCATCTACGGGGCGAAAGGATTAGCCTGGATCAAGTTGACTCCCACGGGATGGCAGTCCCCTCTGACCAAATTTTTCACCCCTGAGCAGCAGGCTGCCATAAACGACCGCCTCCAAGCCCGACAGGGAGACCTCTTGATGTTTGTTGCCGATATTCCCCAGATCGTCCATACCGCCTTGGGCCAACTCCGTCTTCACCTGGGGAAGAAAGAACATCTAATCCTGCCCGAGACCTATGACTTCTGCTGGGTAACCCACTTTCCGCTGCTGGAATACGATGCCGAGGAAAAACGCTATGTCGCCATGCACCATCCTTTCACCTCTCCTTTGGAGCAGGACCTCCCACTGCTGCAGACCGATCCTGGTGCAGTGCGGGCCCGCGCCTATGACCTGGTTCTCAACGGCAACGAAGTCGGAGGGGGTAGCATCCGCATTCACCAACGCCAGGTCCAGGAGAAGGTCTTCGACACCTTAAAGATATCTCCGGAAGAGGCCCAACAGAAGTTCGGCTTCCTGTTAGAGGCCCTGGAATACGGCGCTCCTCCTCATGGCGGCGTGGCCTTTGGATTTGACCGCCTGGTTATGATTCTGGCAGGGGCCAAGTCTATCCGAGAGGTTATCGCCTTTCCCAAAACGCAGAAGGCCACCTGTTTATTGACCCAGGCCCCCTCGGAGGTAGATGTAGCACAACTGCTGGAGTTGGGCATCCGCCTGGATCGCTAA
- a CDS encoding triose-phosphate isomerase, with protein MARWNKERRLLDHEHTTIWQHRLIDVDQPNLMREIFPYEEIARIDFDHKFVVPSPPKQMLITDTTFRDGQQARPPYSVRQIVEIFDMLNKLSGPRGIIRQSEFFLYSNKDKEAVQSCMERGYMYPEITGWIRAKAEDLPLVKDLGLKETGILTSVSDYHIFFKMGGNRQKIMDQYLGIVKAALDLGVIPRCHFEDVTRADTYGFCIPFALELMKLRQEYGIDVKIRLCDTLGYGVPYAGAALPRSVPRLIRAFIEDAGVPGHLLEWHGHNDFHKVFINGTTAWLYGCGAVNGALLGFGERTGNTPIEALIIEYIAFRGQNDGIDTTVITDIGRYFEKELNYQIPHNYPFVGKDFNATSAGIHADGVLKNPEIYNIFDTEKILKRPLTITITDKTGRAGVVHWLNSRLNLAGEARVDKRHPAVVKINNKINDMYEAGRITSISNEEMESLARKYLPEYFVSEFDLLKAKAEHLAAALAEELAEHEAIRSMDPIRQEPVMQATLDANPFIQFMYITNLDGQKTTRNITHITDRAKYETAHMDEDLSNRDWFINPLKSGKVFVSDFYTSRFTGALCITVSVPIRNEEDEMQGVLGLDIRFKDLAKMERDGEI; from the coding sequence ATGGCTCGCTGGAACAAGGAGCGTCGACTCCTGGATCATGAACACACTACTATCTGGCAACATCGCCTCATAGATGTGGATCAGCCCAATCTCATGCGGGAGATTTTTCCCTACGAAGAGATTGCCCGCATCGATTTCGATCATAAATTCGTCGTGCCCAGTCCCCCTAAACAGATGCTCATTACCGATACTACATTTCGGGATGGCCAACAGGCCCGCCCCCCGTATTCCGTACGACAGATTGTCGAAATCTTTGATATGTTGAATAAACTTTCTGGCCCCAGGGGGATTATCCGGCAGAGTGAATTCTTTCTTTACAGCAATAAGGACAAGGAAGCGGTCCAAAGCTGTATGGAGCGGGGTTATATGTATCCCGAAATTACCGGCTGGATTCGGGCTAAAGCCGAAGACCTGCCCCTGGTGAAGGACCTGGGCCTCAAGGAAACCGGTATCCTTACCTCGGTCTCCGATTACCATATCTTCTTCAAAATGGGCGGCAACCGACAGAAGATCATGGACCAATATTTAGGTATTGTCAAAGCCGCCCTGGATTTGGGGGTCATTCCCCGGTGCCACTTCGAAGACGTTACCAGGGCTGATACTTATGGGTTTTGTATCCCTTTTGCTTTGGAACTGATGAAATTGCGTCAGGAATACGGCATTGACGTTAAGATCCGCCTCTGCGACACCCTGGGCTACGGCGTCCCCTATGCCGGGGCCGCCCTGCCCCGGAGCGTCCCCCGCCTGATTCGGGCCTTCATTGAAGACGCCGGTGTTCCCGGCCATCTCCTGGAGTGGCATGGCCACAATGATTTTCACAAGGTCTTCATTAATGGCACTACTGCCTGGCTCTATGGCTGCGGCGCAGTCAACGGCGCCCTTTTGGGCTTTGGAGAAAGAACCGGCAACACCCCGATCGAGGCCTTGATTATTGAATATATCGCCTTCCGGGGGCAGAATGATGGCATCGATACGACGGTCATCACCGACATCGGCCGGTATTTTGAAAAGGAATTAAACTATCAGATACCGCATAACTATCCTTTTGTAGGCAAGGACTTCAACGCTACCAGCGCTGGCATCCACGCCGACGGCGTCCTGAAAAATCCGGAAATTTATAATATCTTCGATACCGAAAAGATTTTGAAACGTCCCCTGACGATCACCATCACCGACAAAACCGGCCGGGCCGGGGTGGTCCATTGGCTCAATTCCCGCTTGAATCTGGCCGGCGAAGCCAGAGTTGACAAACGCCATCCCGCCGTTGTCAAGATCAATAATAAAATTAATGATATGTATGAAGCTGGCCGTATTACCTCCATTTCCAATGAGGAGATGGAGAGCTTAGCCCGCAAGTATCTGCCGGAATACTTTGTCTCCGAATTCGATCTCTTAAAGGCCAAAGCCGAACACCTGGCCGCCGCCCTGGCCGAAGAACTGGCCGAGCATGAAGCAATTCGTTCCATGGATCCGATACGCCAGGAACCGGTCATGCAGGCCACCCTTGATGCCAATCCCTTCATCCAGTTTATGTATATCACCAACCTGGACGGACAGAAGACAACGCGCAACATTACTCACATAACTGATCGGGCCAAATATGAGACAGCTCATATGGACGAAGATCTGTCCAACCGCGATTGGTTTATCAATCCCTTGAAAAGCGGCAAGGTATTTGTCTCCGATTTTTACACCTCGCGCTTTACCGGAGCGCTTTGCATTACTGTCAGCGTTCCTATCCGCAATGAAGAAGATGAAATGCAGGGCGTCCTGGGTCTGGATATCCGTTTTAAAGACCTGGCCAAGATGGAAAGAGATGGGGAGATTTAG
- a CDS encoding sulfite exporter TauE/SafE family protein, translated as MIFPVSGVETNPAVPFLVALVVSFFTSMGGVSGAFLLLPFQVSVLGFTSPAVSPTNLVFNVVAIPSGVYRYIREGRMAWPLTWVVIAATLPGVFIGAFLRIQYLPDPKAFKLFAGCVLLYIGLRLMNDLWRPRPSMKALEAKFSERVAAMKQASRSRVAAGLPPEAVVCTKKFTATRIAYEFYGECFEFSTWGIFALSFIVGIVGGTYGIGGGAIIAPFFVAVFGLPVYTVAGAALMGTFITSIAGVGFYMFIAPWYPQQAVSPDWLLGILFGLGGIAGMYLGARTQKFVPAKLIKLLLAAILLYLALNYIIGYFR; from the coding sequence ATGATTTTTCCTGTCAGCGGCGTTGAAACCAATCCTGCCGTGCCTTTTCTGGTCGCCCTGGTTGTCTCTTTCTTCACCTCTATGGGCGGTGTTTCCGGAGCTTTTTTGCTCCTGCCATTTCAGGTAAGTGTTCTAGGTTTTACCAGCCCGGCGGTCAGCCCCACCAACCTGGTCTTCAATGTTGTCGCCATCCCGAGCGGCGTCTATCGCTATATCCGAGAAGGCCGGATGGCCTGGCCTTTAACCTGGGTAGTAATCGCGGCGACGCTGCCGGGAGTATTTATCGGGGCCTTTCTCCGCATCCAGTACCTGCCGGACCCAAAAGCCTTTAAGCTGTTTGCCGGATGTGTCCTGCTCTATATCGGTCTTCGCCTCATGAACGACCTTTGGCGCCCCCGTCCCAGCATGAAGGCCCTGGAGGCAAAATTTAGCGAACGGGTTGCTGCCATGAAACAGGCTTCCCGAAGCCGGGTCGCCGCCGGATTGCCTCCCGAAGCAGTAGTATGCACCAAGAAGTTTACTGCGACTCGCATTGCTTATGAATTCTACGGAGAATGTTTTGAGTTTTCCACGTGGGGGATTTTTGCCTTGAGTTTTATCGTGGGGATTGTGGGGGGGACATACGGCATCGGCGGCGGGGCCATCATTGCCCCCTTTTTTGTGGCCGTTTTCGGACTGCCGGTTTATACCGTGGCTGGCGCTGCCCTGATGGGAACCTTCATCACCTCGATAGCGGGGGTAGGCTTTTATATGTTCATCGCTCCCTGGTATCCACAACAGGCCGTTTCTCCTGACTGGCTATTGGGTATCCTTTTCGGGTTGGGAGGAATAGCTGGTATGTATTTAGGAGCCCGCACCCAGAAGTTTGTCCCGGCAAAATTGATTAAGCTACTATTGGCGGCTATTCTGCTTTATCTGGCTCTCAATTATATCATTGGCTACTTCAGATAG
- a CDS encoding N-acetylmuramoyl-L-alanine amidase family protein produces MQLNKSWPPVFFLILRCLWGLGGLIWLSGDCWAKDAVVAIDIGHTPERPGAISARGRAEYLFNKTIAALVYTMLRGDQRFEKSFIINETGSDISLAGRAALANSRAANLLVSIHHDSVEPKDLSLWCFQGEIMPYCDKFTGHSIFYSEKNVCPNDSLTFAIILGTEMLNAGFCPTLHHAEKFTGGDKDLIDRSRGIYKYNNLIVLKKAAMPAVLFECGIIKNREAEVQLRNPAYQKKIAAALFRAVRKYFQLDNP; encoded by the coding sequence TGATCTGGCTCAGCGGCGACTGCTGGGCCAAGGATGCCGTCGTTGCCATCGATATCGGGCATACTCCTGAACGTCCCGGCGCTATCAGCGCCAGAGGACGTGCGGAATACCTCTTCAATAAGACCATCGCCGCCCTGGTGTATACGATGCTCCGAGGTGACCAGCGTTTTGAAAAGTCATTTATCATCAACGAAACCGGGTCTGACATCTCCCTGGCCGGCAGAGCTGCCCTCGCAAACAGCCGGGCGGCCAATCTGCTTGTCTCTATTCATCACGATTCCGTGGAACCCAAAGATCTATCCCTCTGGTGTTTCCAGGGGGAAATCATGCCCTATTGCGACAAATTTACCGGACACTCCATCTTTTATTCTGAAAAGAACGTCTGTCCGAACGATAGCCTGACCTTTGCCATTATCCTGGGTACGGAGATGTTAAACGCCGGCTTCTGCCCCACTCTACATCACGCCGAGAAATTTACCGGCGGCGACAAGGACCTGATCGACCGCTCCCGTGGCATTTATAAATACAACAACCTCATCGTGCTTAAAAAAGCAGCCATGCCCGCCGTATTATTTGAATGCGGCATCATCAAGAACAGAGAGGCGGAAGTGCAATTAAGAAATCCAGCTTATCAGAAGAAAATAGCCGCTGCCCTCTTTCGAGCGGTAAGGAAATATTTCCAGCTGGACAATCCCTAG